In Candidatus Bathyarchaeia archaeon, the following are encoded in one genomic region:
- a CDS encoding ABC transporter substrate-binding protein codes for MNHKITALATAAFLLLVSIIEPINISYAQTPNNQYELIVDVPLGYHPVTFDPANCYDMASAELLFNVYETLITFDGERYDCFLPHLATQVVVAPPDPAAPAYTNFTVYFEVRVGVPFHTWCRSDLGTITFTQYYLTTADVEHSFERWMVLDYVGGPQWMIYEPLLNTYGADPTWPSDPSNPINQAVQSNSTHVWLNIANQGLTPGGPVSFAPVKLFDDNPSSYWYGRTRQAFWDDVGVLPLGYPLRIFFQVVSQFWASIMSKSWLLDYVGPEAQLADPTHPGEWDGNWATWLNYWNPDVGQNPAVDIVPGAAADPGVTCGTGPYILDRLQWAYGWSLVKYDNYWRGWPADWPSPPYPPEISSSIRPAGWIERLTVRQVSTSTGIAEFLAGVADFAAVPRARCGELHVNGDKYGPTREGIRLDYPIPSLSIDSFHMTFDVEPTPDNRYGEIYDYDVLNPNGIPRNFFGNVNVRKAFAHLINFTMILQDQLLGEAYQPNTFAPGGFPYIDASIPKYYYDESLAASYFAAASFNGVPLTSVGFTVYICFNSGNTIRQAIATQLATSINKVASDHGWPFTAYTAGPPWSAYLTDMDAHMLPAFVMDWQADYVDIHSYAYPYAHSQGALAAAQRYSNPTVDALIEQGLYTPDGPVRQAIYYQVENIFFQEAPTIPLYVAIERGYMRDWVQGHYYNPLAPGIYSYDMWKWPMTDTPGAEGYWPGDVNYDGIVDTLDVLIIRMAYGSFAGKVGMPISSPRWNFHCDIAGPRYGWHDRKIDSSDIASVLLNFGKFSQIWIPPIMGSVLLENKKSTKYRDGDLSVGNKDISVNYASNPESDTLVMEFHVVNVTDIIAWQIRISWNNSIINYAGCIIPSEENIFKGKDPAGPLQYLEVDGISNIGTLMCGTFESTFEGVNVTGWGLLCRINFTVIGHTQQKQNPVEFIIYEYYPSLLTTYIIKKAPLWKRQATFLSRLVGDVDCDGKVKMDDVISVCDAFGSTLGTDGNFWHQNPCPPGCPHSPGCNLYWDNKIDMGDVIVACDNFGKTYP; via the coding sequence ATGAATCATAAGATTACTGCACTTGCAACTGCAGCTTTTCTTTTGCTAGTTTCTATAATCGAACCAATAAATATATCGTACGCTCAAACACCGAATAACCAGTATGAGCTTATTGTTGATGTTCCTCTAGGTTATCATCCGGTGACTTTTGACCCGGCAAACTGTTATGACATGGCTAGTGCGGAGTTGTTGTTTAATGTTTATGAGACGTTGATAACTTTTGATGGGGAACGTTATGATTGTTTTCTTCCGCATTTGGCAACGCAGGTTGTGGTTGCTCCTCCAGATCCAGCGGCACCTGCCTACACGAACTTCACTGTGTACTTCGAAGTTCGCGTTGGTGTGCCATTCCATACTTGGTGCAGGAGTGACTTGGGCACGATAACTTTCACACAGTACTATTTGACTACGGCTGATGTTGAGCACAGTTTTGAGCGTTGGATGGTTCTTGACTATGTTGGTGGTCCGCAGTGGATGATTTACGAGCCACTGCTCAACACTTACGGTGCAGACCCAACATGGCCTTCAGACCCGTCTAACCCAATAAACCAGGCTGTACAAAGCAACAGCACTCACGTTTGGCTTAACATAGCAAACCAAGGCTTAACACCAGGAGGCCCAGTATCATTCGCGCCAGTCAAACTCTTCGACGACAACCCGAGCAGCTACTGGTATGGTCGAACACGCCAAGCATTCTGGGACGATGTTGGAGTGTTGCCGCTTGGTTATCCATTGAGAATCTTCTTCCAAGTGGTTAGCCAGTTTTGGGCTTCAATAATGAGCAAGAGTTGGCTGCTGGATTATGTTGGTCCAGAAGCTCAACTTGCCGATCCAACACATCCAGGAGAATGGGACGGAAACTGGGCGACGTGGCTCAACTATTGGAACCCAGATGTGGGACAAAACCCAGCCGTGGACATTGTACCAGGCGCTGCAGCAGACCCAGGAGTAACATGCGGAACAGGACCATACATACTAGATCGGCTACAATGGGCATATGGCTGGTCCCTGGTCAAATACGACAACTACTGGCGCGGTTGGCCTGCAGACTGGCCAAGTCCACCGTATCCGCCGGAAATCTCTTCAAGCATAAGACCAGCAGGGTGGATTGAGAGGTTAACAGTTAGGCAAGTGAGTACTAGTACAGGCATTGCCGAGTTTCTTGCTGGAGTTGCGGATTTTGCAGCGGTTCCGCGTGCAAGATGTGGCGAGTTGCATGTAAACGGCGACAAATATGGGCCCACAAGAGAAGGTATTAGATTGGACTATCCAATACCTAGTTTATCCATTGACTCGTTCCATATGACTTTTGACGTTGAGCCTACGCCGGACAACCGTTATGGAGAAATATATGACTATGATGTGCTTAATCCCAATGGTATTCCTAGGAACTTCTTTGGCAATGTGAACGTGCGCAAAGCCTTTGCGCACTTGATAAACTTCACAATGATACTTCAAGATCAGCTGCTAGGCGAAGCCTACCAGCCCAACACTTTCGCTCCAGGAGGCTTCCCATACATAGACGCTTCAATACCCAAATACTACTATGACGAAAGCTTGGCTGCAAGCTACTTTGCTGCTGCAAGCTTCAACGGAGTACCGCTAACAAGCGTAGGCTTCACAGTTTACATCTGCTTTAACAGTGGAAACACCATCAGACAAGCAATAGCCACACAATTAGCCACCTCAATAAACAAGGTAGCCAGCGACCACGGCTGGCCATTCACAGCATACACTGCTGGACCACCATGGAGCGCTTATCTAACCGACATGGACGCTCACATGCTGCCTGCTTTTGTCATGGACTGGCAGGCGGACTACGTTGACATCCACAGTTATGCCTATCCATACGCCCACAGTCAAGGAGCCCTAGCCGCGGCACAACGTTACAGCAACCCAACAGTAGACGCTTTAATAGAACAAGGACTATACACGCCAGACGGTCCAGTAAGACAAGCCATATACTACCAAGTGGAAAACATCTTCTTCCAGGAAGCGCCAACAATCCCACTGTATGTAGCAATAGAAAGAGGATACATGAGAGACTGGGTCCAAGGACACTACTATAACCCGCTGGCTCCAGGAATATACAGCTACGACATGTGGAAGTGGCCAATGACAGACACGCCAGGTGCAGAAGGATACTGGCCGGGAGATGTTAATTACGACGGAATAGTAGATACTTTAGACGTACTCATCATACGTATGGCGTATGGTTCATTCGCGGGGAAGGTGGGAATGCCTATTTCCAGTCCTAGGTGGAATTTCCACTGCGACATAGCAGGACCACGTTACGGTTGGCACGACCGAAAAATAGACTCCTCAGACATAGCAAGTGTACTCTTAAATTTTGGTAAATTCAGCCAAATCTGGATTCCTCCAATTATGGGCTCGGTGTTGCTTGAAAACAAAAAGTCCACAAAATATAGAGATGGCGATTTATCTGTAGGTAATAAAGACATTTCAGTTAATTATGCTAGCAACCCAGAAAGCGATACGCTCGTGATGGAGTTTCACGTGGTAAACGTTACCGATATAATTGCTTGGCAAATACGAATCTCTTGGAACAACAGCATAATAAACTACGCAGGCTGCATCATACCATCAGAAGAAAACATTTTCAAAGGCAAAGATCCTGCTGGACCACTTCAATATTTAGAAGTCGACGGTATTTCTAACATTGGAACCTTAATGTGCGGCACCTTTGAGTCAACCTTTGAAGGAGTTAACGTAACAGGTTGGGGACTACTCTGCAGAATAAACTTCACCGTAATTGGTCACACACAACAAAAACAAAATCCCGTCGAATTCATAATATATGAGTATTATCCATCACTCTTGACAACATATATAATTAAAAAAGCACCACTATGGAAAAGACAAGCGACTTTTCTAAGCAGGCTCGTAGGAGATGTTGACTGCGATGGCAAAGTTAAAATGGATGACGTAATAAGCGTGTGTGACGCCTTCGGCTCAACACTTGGCACAGACGGCAACTTCTGGCACCAGAACCCATGCCCGCCCGGCTGTCCCCACTCTCCCGGATGCAACTTATACTGGGACAACAAAATAGACATGGGCGACGTAATCGTTGCATGCGACAACTTCGGAAAAACCTACCCATAA
- a CDS encoding glycosyltransferase family 4 protein translates to MRIGFFVWEYPPALVGGLGTYAEYITREFVSMGNDVTVFTLNPGNLKTREIIKGVEVHRPLIADASNVFPMFVIDDLKKWGTNIRMFNDIFIYNILSASKFINSMLKKEGCNYDVVCVHDWLSSIAGIIIKNETKVPVTFHVHSTEWGRAGGTGSEVVSYLEWATAQKADKIITVSHAMQEDLVRHGWPNSKISVVWNGVDPERYNPRNCKPEEVDAIRSRYGIKPDEKMLLFLGRLTWVKGVGNLVQAMPTVLEEYPKTKLVILGKGEQQNDIIETAKRLGISDKVACKFEFVPEKERILHYAASDVCIFPSTYEPFGIVSLEAMSMAKPLIVGAQGVVGFREQVVSSGPDQNGVHVNGGNAADIAWGIKQVLCDTERAKRWGENGRKRVLQYFTWRKAAEQTLHLYQTLQHPQEHGEYHVVDLIEKMTRT, encoded by the coding sequence ATGAGAATTGGGTTTTTTGTTTGGGAGTATCCGCCAGCACTTGTTGGCGGCTTAGGAACTTACGCTGAATATATCACTCGAGAATTTGTTTCTATGGGTAATGACGTGACAGTTTTCACTCTTAACCCAGGAAACTTAAAAACTAGAGAAATCATAAAAGGCGTGGAAGTTCACAGACCCTTAATCGCGGATGCAAGCAATGTTTTTCCAATGTTCGTCATTGACGACCTGAAAAAGTGGGGAACAAACATCCGCATGTTCAATGACATATTCATCTATAACATTCTGAGCGCGTCAAAATTCATAAACAGCATGTTGAAAAAGGAAGGCTGCAACTACGATGTTGTCTGCGTACACGACTGGTTAAGCAGCATAGCAGGGATTATAATAAAAAATGAAACCAAAGTTCCAGTGACATTTCACGTTCATAGCACGGAATGGGGAAGAGCGGGCGGAACGGGCTCTGAAGTTGTTTCCTATCTAGAGTGGGCAACCGCACAGAAAGCAGACAAAATAATCACAGTAAGCCACGCTATGCAAGAAGACTTAGTAAGACATGGATGGCCAAACTCAAAAATAAGCGTAGTCTGGAACGGTGTGGACCCAGAACGTTATAATCCACGCAATTGCAAACCTGAAGAAGTAGATGCAATCCGCAGTAGATACGGCATAAAGCCAGACGAAAAAATGCTTCTCTTTCTAGGAAGGCTCACTTGGGTGAAGGGTGTTGGAAACCTGGTTCAAGCAATGCCGACAGTTTTGGAGGAATATCCTAAAACTAAGCTTGTAATTTTAGGCAAGGGTGAACAGCAGAATGACATAATTGAAACTGCAAAGAGGCTGGGAATAAGCGATAAGGTTGCTTGTAAATTTGAGTTTGTGCCAGAAAAAGAACGAATACTACATTATGCTGCGTCTGACGTGTGCATTTTCCCATCCACCTACGAACCCTTCGGCATAGTCAGCCTAGAAGCCATGTCCATGGCAAAACCGCTAATCGTAGGTGCACAAGGCGTGGTTGGCTTCAGAGAACAAGTTGTCTCTTCTGGACCCGACCAAAACGGCGTTCACGTTAACGGCGGAAACGCTGCAGACATTGCATGGGGTATTAAGCAAGTGTTATGTGATACTGAAAGAGCGAAACGGTGGGGAGAAAACGGCAGAAAACGTGTGTTGCAGTATTTTACGTGGAGAAAAGCTGCTGAACAAACGCTTCACTTGTACCAGACGCTTCAGCATCCACAAGAGCATGGAGAATATCACGTAGTAGATTTAATTGAGAAAATGACTCGAACATAA
- a CDS encoding glycosyltransferase — translation MQVTIFSWEYPPRIVGQLADHVRELAIQLVKNNVKAFVVTYHDYLTGQYEEPEGVKVYRVTNPVRTHIGVLTWVLTLNQEVERAAANIYYNVDKRLDLIDVHDWHFIPAAVTLKKALGVPFVYSVESLEEHRSHGANSPFNMAIKSIEWLGMYEAAKLVVKSEWMRDEVYRLYKVPLEKVKIIPPKSTHWARNVLEIYKSVAGGALSE, via the coding sequence ATGCAAGTCACCATTTTTTCGTGGGAATATCCGCCGAGAATTGTCGGACAACTTGCAGACCATGTTCGAGAGCTTGCTATACAACTTGTCAAAAATAATGTAAAAGCCTTCGTGGTTACTTATCATGATTATTTGACGGGGCAATATGAGGAGCCGGAAGGCGTAAAAGTCTACAGAGTAACGAATCCTGTTCGCACGCATATTGGTGTTCTCACGTGGGTTCTCACTTTAAATCAAGAAGTTGAAAGAGCAGCAGCAAACATCTATTACAACGTGGATAAGCGGCTTGACCTCATCGACGTCCATGATTGGCATTTCATACCAGCCGCGGTTACTCTGAAAAAAGCACTTGGTGTGCCGTTTGTTTATTCTGTGGAAAGCCTTGAAGAGCATCGTTCTCATGGCGCAAATTCACCGTTTAACATGGCTATTAAGAGCATTGAATGGTTGGGCATGTATGAAGCGGCAAAACTTGTTGTTAAATCTGAGTGGATGCGAGACGAGGTTTATCGACTATACAAGGTCCCATTAGAAAAGGTAAAAATTATTCCGCCGAAATCCACGCATTGGGCGAGAAATGTTCTAGAAATTTATAAGAGTGTTGCTGGAGGCGCTCTCTCCGAATGA
- a CDS encoding endonuclease NucS, producing the protein MSIEKIRVDNPQELGQMITKEMSQIEKDLTMICSNVPINDRTTLDVLCHDNNGQLVIIQLSVKEDDIMLLQGIQSLDYVDKFKSFLKATYNKHKIDGKERPRLILIAPSFSDALKRAVESMKGMRIDLYEWEYLKLGDHKGLRLQPIFTWAPHEKPNESEEKPPEKKREPKPVKKKEPEPEPKPEKKEEPRPEPPKPKPEPPKEEFPLSPPPPVPPKEEEPKRKLKLF; encoded by the coding sequence GTGTCAATAGAAAAAATTAGAGTGGATAATCCACAAGAACTGGGACAAATGATAACCAAAGAAATGAGCCAAATCGAAAAAGACTTGACAATGATCTGCAGTAACGTTCCAATAAATGACAGAACCACATTGGATGTTTTGTGCCACGACAACAATGGTCAACTTGTTATTATACAATTAAGCGTCAAAGAAGACGACATAATGCTGCTGCAAGGAATACAAAGCCTCGACTACGTTGACAAGTTCAAGTCATTCTTGAAAGCCACATACAACAAACACAAAATCGACGGCAAAGAAAGACCACGATTGATCTTGATCGCGCCAAGCTTTTCAGACGCGCTAAAACGTGCAGTTGAAAGCATGAAGGGAATGCGCATCGACCTCTACGAATGGGAATACCTAAAGCTTGGAGACCACAAAGGCCTCCGTCTCCAACCCATTTTTACCTGGGCTCCGCATGAGAAACCAAATGAAAGTGAGGAAAAACCACCAGAGAAGAAGCGCGAACCAAAACCAGTAAAGAAGAAGGAACCCGAGCCAGAACCTAAACCAGAAAAGAAGGAAGAACCTAGACCAGAACCGCCAAAGCCTAAACCAGAACCACCGAAAGAAGAGTTTCCGTTGTCTCCGCCACCACCAGTGCCTCCGAAAGAGGAAGAGCCGAAGAGGAAGCTAAAGCTATTCTAA
- a CDS encoding 4Fe-4S binding protein has protein sequence MAGKLKKALLKYNTPRRIVQFLSFIFFSAIVFNLGSLPLLLPVMWTWRLQPNTVGDAYTAIQLMLYNAVFPWVAVASFLVVGILIGKSLCGWVCPFGFVQDLVGFISRKKREISPRTHETLIYVKYSILLITLFISGTFAATKLAGTYRSYESALGIFTQAPFTALSPAETLFGTLPAFVQSASAAFISQTVDAGSFIAILPLLFWAQLFIMSCVITFAVFVPRSWCKYFCPHGAIMAVLNRFSFLGLRRDLTKCTKGECRLCVEACPMRVQILDLPWEKFSDPECIYCMKCVDACENKAIKLKYP, from the coding sequence TTGGCTGGCAAACTCAAGAAAGCTTTGCTGAAGTATAACACGCCACGAAGGATAGTGCAGTTCTTGTCTTTCATATTTTTCAGCGCGATCGTTTTCAATTTGGGTTCTTTGCCCCTTTTGCTTCCTGTTATGTGGACTTGGAGGCTTCAGCCTAACACGGTAGGTGATGCGTATACTGCAATACAGCTTATGTTGTACAATGCTGTTTTTCCATGGGTTGCTGTTGCTTCTTTCCTAGTTGTTGGCATTTTAATTGGCAAATCATTGTGCGGTTGGGTTTGTCCGTTCGGTTTTGTTCAAGACTTAGTTGGCTTCATTAGCCGTAAGAAACGAGAAATTTCGCCGCGAACTCATGAAACTCTGATATACGTGAAATATAGCATCCTATTAATCACTTTGTTCATTAGTGGAACCTTCGCAGCCACAAAACTTGCTGGGACCTACAGAAGCTATGAAAGTGCTTTGGGCATTTTCACACAGGCGCCGTTCACTGCTTTGAGTCCTGCGGAAACTTTGTTTGGAACGTTGCCGGCATTTGTTCAGAGTGCAAGCGCCGCGTTTATAAGTCAAACTGTGGATGCTGGGTCTTTTATTGCAATTTTGCCTCTGCTTTTCTGGGCGCAACTGTTCATAATGAGCTGTGTTATCACTTTTGCTGTATTTGTTCCTCGAAGCTGGTGCAAATATTTCTGTCCTCACGGGGCGATTATGGCTGTTTTGAACAGGTTTAGTTTTCTCGGCTTACGTAGAGATTTAACCAAATGCACCAAAGGTGAATGTCGCCTCTGTGTTGAGGCTTGTCCGATGCGTGTCCAGATTTTGGATTTGCCTTGGGAGAAATTTAGCGACCCAGAATGCATCTACTGCATGAAATGTGTTGACGCATGCGAAAACAAAGCCATCAAACTGAAATATCCGTAG
- a CDS encoding DUF5752 family protein, giving the protein MQFDNEYTEAKALVDIVFVFEVHQPHRIKKNFFWENKLFKRIKKEELFDYYFDHSVNKEVFLRACRKCYFPSNQILLDLIDKYKREKKQVKVSFSISGVFLEQCEMFNKDLSESFKQLSETGCVEFLSQTYYHSLASLYPERDEFIEQVKMHQQIMKDLLGYTPKVFENTELLYNNAIANTVEKLGFKGIFTEGVERILHGKSPNYIYTPKGDRKIKVLLRNYKLTDDIGFRFSARWWNEWPLTADKYASWLAATPGQCINIFPDYETFGEHHWPETGIHEFLKHLPREILKWWHLHMSTPSEVVEKYEPSGEIDVPELGGTVSWADLERDASCWLGNTMQWAYYSTTRRLEPLVKETGDEALLKMWRYFQTSDHLYYMFTAGGAPGEVHSYFSPFGSPIDAFVTEQAAILDFENRVRLAAAVADEPFLFYAGVGEDKFTGIMAWSLKGFGKALQEINIKSIEFHNSRGDFEKWAEKSLQDKTLTAQLKKVRLSRVKSEALRKALVKVVNERFRELSKQTQMATKYF; this is encoded by the coding sequence ATGCAGTTTGATAATGAATACACAGAGGCTAAAGCTTTGGTTGACATAGTGTTCGTTTTCGAAGTCCATCAACCACACAGGATTAAGAAAAACTTCTTTTGGGAAAACAAACTCTTCAAACGCATAAAAAAGGAAGAACTTTTCGACTATTATTTTGACCATTCAGTGAATAAGGAAGTTTTCTTGAGAGCATGCAGAAAATGCTATTTCCCATCCAATCAGATACTGCTAGACTTAATAGACAAATATAAAAGAGAGAAGAAGCAAGTCAAAGTTTCATTCAGCATCTCCGGCGTTTTCTTAGAACAGTGCGAAATGTTCAACAAAGACCTGTCAGAATCGTTCAAACAGCTTTCAGAAACTGGATGCGTGGAATTCCTAAGCCAAACCTATTATCACTCGCTGGCAAGCCTATACCCGGAAAGAGACGAATTTATCGAACAGGTAAAAATGCACCAGCAAATTATGAAAGATTTACTTGGTTACACGCCTAAAGTTTTCGAAAACACAGAGCTACTTTACAACAATGCGATAGCAAACACTGTAGAAAAGTTGGGTTTCAAAGGAATTTTCACGGAAGGCGTAGAAAGAATACTCCACGGAAAATCGCCTAACTATATTTACACGCCGAAAGGCGACAGGAAAATCAAGGTATTATTGCGAAACTACAAGCTAACGGACGATATAGGATTCAGATTCTCAGCAAGATGGTGGAACGAGTGGCCCTTAACCGCAGACAAATACGCAAGCTGGCTGGCAGCAACACCCGGACAATGCATTAACATATTCCCAGACTACGAAACTTTCGGCGAACACCACTGGCCAGAAACAGGCATACACGAGTTTCTAAAGCATCTGCCACGGGAGATTCTAAAATGGTGGCATCTACACATGTCTACGCCCTCAGAAGTCGTGGAAAAGTATGAACCATCTGGAGAAATTGATGTTCCAGAGCTCGGCGGAACAGTTTCTTGGGCAGATTTAGAAAGAGACGCAAGCTGTTGGCTTGGAAACACGATGCAGTGGGCTTACTATTCGACTACGAGAAGACTGGAACCGCTTGTAAAGGAAACCGGAGATGAGGCGCTTTTGAAAATGTGGCGGTATTTCCAGACAAGCGACCACCTCTATTACATGTTCACAGCAGGCGGCGCACCAGGCGAAGTCCACTCTTATTTTAGTCCTTTCGGGTCTCCAATAGACGCTTTTGTGACAGAACAAGCGGCAATACTAGATTTTGAAAACAGAGTGAGACTCGCAGCTGCAGTTGCGGACGAGCCGTTCTTATTTTATGCCGGAGTAGGAGAAGACAAGTTCACCGGCATCATGGCGTGGAGTTTGAAAGGATTCGGAAAAGCTCTTCAAGAAATTAACATAAAATCTATAGAATTTCACAATTCTCGTGGAGACTTCGAAAAGTGGGCGGAAAAATCGCTTCAAGACAAGACATTAACGGCGCAGTTGAAGAAAGTTAGACTTTCAAGAGTGAAGAGTGAAGCGCTTCGAAAAGCACTCGTTAAGGTTGTCAATGAAAGATTCAGAGAACTTAGCAAGCAGACACAAATGGCAACCAAATATTTCTAA
- a CDS encoding TldD/PmbA family protein has translation MAVLKQQEMLSLAEDAVSFALKKGADEAEAFVYQGFANNVVIERGQIAKSSRMIDRGLGVRAVIKKAVGFSYTNMLENKTATEETVLKAISFAKASKPDEDWHGFSSKKPLATVENTYDNKVAHLNSEDLVKIASAMLDAAEKKDKRVFLIEGGAGASYLSSAVANSNGVACFDQGTVIECSLAAIAQEGSEVTPVCFEFNAERSYSIDPEWVGEEAARLTVSALKAKKIETKSTNVIFTQFALQQLFYFTLINAVKAGFVQRNQSAFKGKIGEKVASENVTIYDDGLFKGGLQTWRFDGEGVPQQKTAIIEKGILRNFIYDNYTAKKEEKESTGNATRAGYLSTPSIEATNFHILPGKKSPEELVNEVTDGLIVSFLQGAHSSNPASGEFSVVATPAWKIKDGKIAHATRGVMIAGNIFQVLKNVSMLANNERKIGQLVAPWVLVENVKVIGK, from the coding sequence GTGGCAGTGCTTAAGCAGCAGGAAATGTTAAGTCTAGCTGAAGACGCAGTTAGTTTCGCCTTGAAGAAGGGCGCTGATGAAGCTGAGGCGTTTGTGTATCAAGGTTTCGCTAATAATGTTGTTATTGAACGTGGGCAGATTGCCAAAAGTTCCCGCATGATTGACAGGGGATTAGGCGTTAGAGCTGTAATAAAAAAGGCTGTGGGCTTTTCCTACACTAACATGCTGGAAAACAAGACAGCAACTGAGGAGACGGTTCTGAAAGCGATAAGTTTTGCAAAAGCAAGCAAACCGGACGAGGACTGGCATGGCTTTTCAAGCAAAAAGCCTCTTGCAACGGTAGAAAACACTTATGACAACAAAGTTGCGCATCTTAATTCAGAAGATTTAGTCAAAATTGCTTCTGCAATGTTAGATGCGGCTGAGAAAAAGGACAAGCGGGTTTTTCTCATAGAGGGAGGCGCCGGCGCTTCATACTTATCTTCTGCAGTGGCTAACTCCAACGGTGTTGCATGTTTCGACCAAGGCACAGTCATCGAATGCAGCTTAGCGGCAATTGCTCAAGAAGGTAGCGAGGTGACACCTGTGTGTTTTGAGTTTAACGCTGAAAGAAGCTATAGTATTGATCCGGAATGGGTTGGTGAAGAAGCCGCGCGATTGACAGTTTCTGCTTTGAAAGCGAAGAAAATAGAGACAAAGAGCACCAATGTTATATTTACGCAGTTCGCGTTGCAGCAACTTTTCTATTTCACTTTAATCAATGCTGTTAAGGCGGGTTTCGTGCAGAGAAACCAATCTGCGTTTAAAGGCAAGATAGGCGAAAAGGTTGCATCAGAAAATGTGACAATCTATGACGATGGCTTGTTTAAGGGTGGGCTTCAAACTTGGAGGTTTGACGGTGAAGGTGTTCCTCAGCAAAAAACAGCGATAATCGAGAAGGGCATTCTACGCAATTTTATCTACGACAATTACACTGCTAAGAAAGAAGAAAAAGAAAGCACTGGAAACGCCACCAGAGCCGGATATTTGTCGACGCCAAGCATTGAAGCCACAAACTTTCACATTTTGCCTGGGAAAAAGTCGCCGGAAGAACTCGTCAACGAAGTCACGGATGGTCTCATTGTATCCTTTTTACAAGGTGCCCATAGTAGCAACCCTGCTAGCGGAGAATTCTCTGTAGTTGCGACGCCCGCTTGGAAAATAAAAGACGGTAAAATCGCTCACGCCACTAGGGGAGTTATGATTGCTGGTAACATTTTTCAAGTATTAAAGAATGTTTCTATGCTGGCTAACAATGAGCGTAAGATTGGGCAGTTAGTTGCGCCGTGGGTTCTTGTGGAAAACGTTAAAGTAATCGGAAAATAA
- a CDS encoding glycosyltransferase family 4 protein, with protein MTDELSVMMLTWEFPPRIIGGISPHVYNLSRSLAKNGTKVYVVTCDFPGAPQHEVIDGVEVFRIDSYKNPSPDFATWVYLMNVNMQKEAAALVKSLSGKVDVFHAHDWLVANAGIGLKHVFRKPLLTTMHSTEIGRRNGIHFDYERMIHETEAWLTYEAWKVICCSNYMVSHVQWAFGLPPDKLVMIPNGVDAEAYAKVENSDLRGFRGKFALPEEKIVLFVGRLVYEKGVQVLVNAVPKVLEKVNAKFVIVGNGYMKEQLSGIIKSLGLSHKVLFTGFVDDETLKKLQKCADVSVVPSLFEPFGIVALEAMAAKSPVVVSDTGGLSEIVEHDVTGVKTYVNNPDSLAWGITKVLLDEKYADWIRTNAYKKVQEKYDWNNIAQQTKAIYQTVLKDYSKSFWA; from the coding sequence ATGACTGATGAATTATCTGTTATGATGCTTACTTGGGAGTTTCCGCCCAGGATTATTGGAGGAATATCACCGCATGTCTATAACTTGTCTCGCAGTTTAGCAAAGAATGGCACAAAGGTTTATGTGGTTACCTGTGATTTTCCAGGTGCGCCTCAGCATGAAGTTATTGATGGTGTAGAAGTTTTCAGGATTGATTCTTACAAGAATCCTTCACCAGATTTTGCAACATGGGTTTACTTGATGAATGTGAACATGCAGAAGGAAGCCGCAGCGCTTGTCAAAAGTTTAAGTGGAAAAGTTGATGTTTTTCACGCTCACGACTGGCTTGTTGCAAACGCGGGAATCGGATTAAAACATGTTTTTAGAAAGCCACTTTTGACTACTATGCATTCGACTGAGATTGGGCGGAGAAATGGAATTCATTTTGACTATGAACGGATGATTCACGAGACAGAGGCGTGGCTCACGTATGAGGCGTGGAAAGTGATATGCTGCAGCAATTATATGGTTTCGCATGTTCAATGGGCTTTTGGGCTGCCACCAGACAAGCTGGTTATGATTCCAAACGGCGTTGACGCAGAAGCCTACGCAAAAGTGGAAAATTCGGATTTACGCGGTTTTAGAGGCAAGTTTGCTTTGCCTGAAGAGAAAATTGTGCTGTTTGTGGGCAGACTTGTTTACGAAAAAGGAGTTCAGGTTCTTGTCAATGCGGTTCCAAAAGTTTTGGAGAAAGTTAACGCGAAATTTGTAATAGTAGGCAATGGTTACATGAAAGAGCAGCTTTCAGGCATCATTAAAAGTTTAGGATTATCACATAAAGTGCTTTTCACTGGATTTGTTGATGACGAAACATTGAAGAAATTGCAGAAATGTGCAGATGTTTCAGTAGTGCCCTCGCTTTTCGAACCTTTCGGGATAGTGGCTCTTGAAGCGATGGCGGCGAAGAGTCCTGTTGTGGTTTCGGACACGGGTGGTTTGTCAGAAATAGTCGAGCATGATGTGACGGGCGTTAAAACGTACGTTAATAATCCAGACTCGTTGGCGTGGGGGATAACGAAAGTGTTACTTGACGAAAAATACGCAGATTGGATAAGAACAAACGCGTACAAGAAAGTTCAAGAAAAATACGATTGGAACAACATAGCCCAACAAACAAAGGCGATTTACCAAACAGTCTTAAAAGACTACTCAAAGAGCTTCTGGGCATAA